Within the Miscanthus floridulus cultivar M001 chromosome 2, ASM1932011v1, whole genome shotgun sequence genome, the region CAGAGAGGCCCATTTGTTTACAGAAAACCGATCCGAACAGCCCAACCATTTGTTAGAGGCAGACGTCCACCAACCCCAAACGACATCAGTAGTGCCGGTAACCCATCAACGGTCCGTTTGAACTTTGAAGGCCCATCTAACCTCCACCCGCAAGGCCACCACACCACCAGCTCTCCTCTCCCGACGACCCAACGCATCTCGCCGTtctccgccgtcgtcgtcgcactGAATCATCATCGGGCATGCCGTCTCCGCCGCGGCCGCTCGCCTCGCTATGCCGCgcccgcctcgtcctcctcctcgtcctcgtcccggCGCTCCTGCTGCTCCCCTCCATGGCAAACGGGTACGCCCCCTCGTTCCCCCGCCTTGATCCGCCCCGCTTCTCTGTTCCACTTCCACTCCTCTCCTCAGTCCTGACAGCTCCATGCGGCCCCCCCTGCAGCGTGGGGAACGAATCGGCGATGGCGCTTAGCGTCGGCGAGGAGCTTTTGGCCGAGACCATGCCGCTGCGCCACGGCCGCCGGGTCTACAGGATCGACGGGCTGCGCCCGTCCGCGTGGTACGAAGTCAAGATCTCCTACCCGGCCTCCGTATGACCAGTACCCTTCCCGTGAGAACATCGAATTTTCAGAAAACGTGTAGGGATTGTAGTTTCACCGTTGCAGCATGTTCGTATCTCTGACGGTTGTGCTTGTGTCTGTAGATACCGTCGAGCTTTTCCATTCGGCTTGTGGACGATTGGAGCAGTAAGAACAGGAGGCTGCTCAACACGGAGAAGATAATTTTCAAGGCGGAGAGCAGCAACCCGGTTAGTATTGAATGTTGATCAGCCATTTGAGCTGAATTTGTTCATTGCCTGCAGAATCTCAATGGCATTCAGTTTTTTTTAACAGCTCTATGTGATCTATTTCAGGTTTATGTTCTTGTCACTGTGGAGCCTGAGGGCGTGGTGGCAAAGCCAAATGTGACAGAGAGGGAGCTTGCACTTTTTAACATTGGTGCGGTAGAATTGTTTCTCTATAATTCATTCCAGTCCTCCTTTATGATATCAGAGATCAAGCTAGTCAAACAAGTTACGAACTTTATCAAGTCTATGTATGAGTTGTGTGAATCTCTTGATTCCTGTGCAAAACCATAGGATGAATCAACCCTTTGAGCCGCGTCAAGCATTATGcatttccaaatttggttcatcAATACTTGATGCTTGTTATACACAGTTTATCTAGGACCTGGAAGCTTTGGAAAGATTATTTGGAATCCTAATAGGCTGATTCATGACTTTAAATTTGAAAAGCTGAGGTTCTTACTGCTTTGCTAAGAAAAGGCAGCCTAATACTGCAGTACTACCTAGCATTTCCTATGTTTTTTTACTCTGGACTTCCCTGATTCATTGATGCAAATACCTTTTTTTTGCATGCCCTCCTTGGTCCTACTAATGGATACTGTGTGAATGATTGGTTGGGTTTTGGGTGTTCCAATGCATTTGTCATGAATTTCTGCTGTTCCTGTGTAATACTAAAATACTAAGCATCT harbors:
- the LOC136537852 gene encoding uncharacterized protein; translated protein: MPSPPRPLASLCRARLVLLLVLVPALLLLPSMANGVGNESAMALSVGEELLAETMPLRHGRRVYRIDGLRPSAWYEVKISYPASIPSSFSIRLVDDWSSKNRRLLNTEKIIFKAESSNPVYVLVTVEPEGVVAKPNVTERELALFNIVCDELMLGTPHFAWWAGIAALLCIVLAALAPLVLPLHKLLNCEDTELSKADAAKIS